The stretch of DNA GCGTGGAAGAACAACACCGACAGCATGTCGACGTCGACGTTGTCGCTGAGATCGGCCTCGGCGAGTTCACCTGCTCCGCCCCCGGAACCGGCTGTATCGGCGGTTCCGCCGGCCTCGAGCCCGGCCATCGTATCGATGAACTGGGTCTTGAGGATCGCGATCACCGCGAGAACGGTCATGAACGTCATGATGATGATGACGACCTGCATCCGGGTTCGCGACTTGCGTTCCCGTTCGATGTCGTCGTGGTTCTCGCTGGCGCGTGCGGCCGTCCGGAGCACGTCGGTGATCTGATTGGACGCTTCCTGAGCTTCGGTGATGAGTCGCGTCGTCCGGGCGAGTCGCGGGATGTGGTACTTGTTGTTGAACTCGATGAGCGCCTCCTTCAGGCTCGTCCCGTAGTTGACCTTCGTGTGCATCATCTCGAACTCGCGGGCGAGCCGGCCGCTCGTCGTGTCCGCGACGGATTTGAGCGACTCGAGCAGCGTCAACCCGGTGTCGTTCGCACTCGAGAGTTTCCGGAGGTCTTCGGAGAGCTGGTTGACGACGGCAGTCCGGTGGCGGACGTTCCACTCCCGGAAGATCGCAAGCGGGATCGCGATCACGTACAGCGGGATGTAGATGTAGACGAACGTCCCCCAGATCGGGTTGGCTATCATGCCGTTCCAGGAGGTCGGGACCGAGCCGGTCATCATTGCGGTCGCGACGATGACCAGCGACACTGGAACCGTGACCGCAAGTGTGAGCAAGGGATGGTCGCGGAAGAAGACGTGTGGCCGCCGCAGGACTTCGACCGTCTCGTGTGTGCCTTCCCGATTTTTGATCCGGGAGAAGACGCTGTACTCGCCCGTGAACTGCTCGACGAGCCCGAGGTCGAGGACCCCACCCTGGTTGTCCGCCTCGGTTCGAGCGTTTCCGTTGCCCATCGAGAGGTAGCCGTCGCCCGGTTCGTCGTGTTTGACCGTCGATACCAGGACGAGAAAGCCGATCCCGGTCAGGGGTATCAGCGCGTAGACGGTCAGATACAGCATCTCGTTGCTCACGGCCGCCTGCGGAATCATCTGCATCACGACCATGATGATAATGAGCAAGAGCGGGAACAGCGACAGCGTCATGTACATCTCGCCGAACAGCTCGAGCGTCTCGAGAGTCAACTCCTGTTCCTGTTTGGTGGTGCGCATGTGTTTTTCCTTCTTGTCCTCGAGGAAATTTTCCATGTCACCGCCGCTGTTGACGATCGAGAGCATGTCCGTCAGAAACTGCGAGAGTTCGTCGCTGGGTGTCTCGAGCGCCTGCTTCCGGATCGCAGTCCGGTAGTCGACGTCGAAGTACTCGGTCTCGTTGACGATGCTCTGGAACTCCCTTGCGACCTCGCCGTAGGTGTCGTCTGCTTCGGCCATCGCCTCGATGATCTCGAGCTGGTTCAGGCCGCCGACCGACAGCGCGTACATAAAGGAGACGGAGTCGCTCAGCAGCATGTTGATCTCGCGTTTGCGGGCCGAGGCACGCGAGTACGGGATCGCGGCGAGCGATCCGAATCCGATCGCGAAGCCGATCGTTCCGAACACGAGCCCGGTGAAAAAGACGAGCGCGGGGACGCGAAGCGTCTCGATGAGTTCGATGACCGTCTGGTTCTGTAGCGGCATCCCGAACGCGTCGACGGTAACGAGGCCGGTCGCGAAGATGCCGTAACCGAGGGTGAGACCGATAAACCACAGCGCCAGTCCGCCGATGAAGCCGACGCCGAGCGCCCGCGAGAGGTAGAGCTCGACGGTGTCGGTCATCCGCGCCTGGGCGAGTTTGGTTTCGAGGTCGGCGACGAACTCGCTGTCCTCGCTGAACAACCGATCGTACAGCGGGTAGAACGCGTCACCGAGCCCGTCCGAGCCGCCGGTTCCGCCGCCAGCAGGTGTCCCGTCGTCGGCTTCGAGACTCATGCGTCGGTATCCTCGTCGTCGGGTTCGTCTGTCTCGTCGTCGGTGTCCTCGCCGGCTCCGAAGATGGACTCGTCGGGCGGGGATGGCCGATCACCGAACACGGAATCGCCGTCCGACCTCGTATCGTGCGTTTCCCGGAAGATCGACGACGTGTCGTCTTCCGTATCGCTGCCGAAGATCGACGTGGCCTCCTCTCTCGAGTCCGACGCATCGGTGTCGGGATCGTCGTCCGATCCCGGTTCGTCGCCACCGAGGTCGATCGTGGGTGGTTCGCGCTCGCCACTGGTTTCCGCTGGCCGATCGCCGGCTTCCGAGCGAGAACCGTCGCCGCTCGAGCCATCCTCGACGGATGCAGCGCCCGGATCGTCGCCATTGGCGGCATCAGCCGTCGGTTCGTCGCCCATCTCGAACGGCTGTGACTCGCTGGCCGAGCCACTACCGTCGTCTTCGTCCGGTTCCGGTGCGGTCGTCTCCGCGTTCGGCGATGCGTCGTCGGTCGACCGGTCGGATTCGGCCGTGGAGTCGGTGCGGGAACTCGAGCTGAATCCGCGCTCGTCGACGGAAAATACCGGCTGTCCGGTGTCACTGGTCGCGTTGGAGGAGTCGTCCACTCCGGTATCGGTCATCTCGTGGATCTCGTCGAGTGTTTCGTCGATGTCGTCGAACAGGCCGGCGAAGTCCTCGTCGTCGGGTTCGTCGGCCGGCTGGTGTGGCGAGTCGTCGTCATTTCTCGCCTCCGGTTCCGTATCCGTCGTGGACTCGTTCGAGGCCTGCTGGACGATTTCCGTCGGGGGCGCACTCTCGAAGGGATCGTCGTCCTCCGACTCCGCGTCTGCCATGTTGAACCCGCCGGCGACGGGTTTCGTCTCGGTCGTCGACTCCGTCTCGGACGCAGCCACGAGATCGGTTCCAGGTTCGTCGTCGCCGCCGGCTGACGCGTCGGCCGTCGGTGCGGCGTCGTCGTCGGCCGCGCCGACGTCGAATCCACTGTCGTCGGTCAGCCACGCCGGGGAATCGTCGACGGCTGTTGTGGCCTCGACGGTGTCGCCGGTGTCGAAGCCGGGCGCGTCCTCCGGTGGCGCCC from Natronobacterium texcoconense encodes:
- a CDS encoding type II secretion system F family protein; this translates as MSLEADDGTPAGGGTGGSDGLGDAFYPLYDRLFSEDSEFVADLETKLAQARMTDTVELYLSRALGVGFIGGLALWFIGLTLGYGIFATGLVTVDAFGMPLQNQTVIELIETLRVPALVFFTGLVFGTIGFAIGFGSLAAIPYSRASARKREINMLLSDSVSFMYALSVGGLNQLEIIEAMAEADDTYGEVAREFQSIVNETEYFDVDYRTAIRKQALETPSDELSQFLTDMLSIVNSGGDMENFLEDKKEKHMRTTKQEQELTLETLELFGEMYMTLSLFPLLLIIIMVVMQMIPQAAVSNEMLYLTVYALIPLTGIGFLVLVSTVKHDEPGDGYLSMGNGNARTEADNQGGVLDLGLVEQFTGEYSVFSRIKNREGTHETVEVLRRPHVFFRDHPLLTLAVTVPVSLVIVATAMMTGSVPTSWNGMIANPIWGTFVYIYIPLYVIAIPLAIFREWNVRHRTAVVNQLSEDLRKLSSANDTGLTLLESLKSVADTTSGRLAREFEMMHTKVNYGTSLKEALIEFNNKYHIPRLARTTRLITEAQEASNQITDVLRTAARASENHDDIERERKSRTRMQVVIIIMTFMTVLAVIAILKTQFIDTMAGLEAGGTADTAGSGGGAGELAEADLSDNVDVDMLSVLFFHAVTLQGIISGFICGYIRDANILSGLKYAVALATIALVGWSLVA